One genomic window of Saccharomyces cerevisiae S288C chromosome XII, complete sequence includes the following:
- the RMP1 gene encoding Rmp1p (Ribonuclease MRP complex-specific subunit; ribonuclease (RNase) MRP processes pre-rRNA and has a role in cell cycle-regulated degradation of daughter cell-specific mRNAs; unlike most subunits, not shared between RNase MRP and nuclear RNase P; structural similarity but limited sequence homology with human RMP64 (NEPRO)): MDEMDNVIRSLEQEYRLILLLNHRNKNQHRAASWYGSFNEMKRNCGQIITLFSSRRLQAKRLKDVEWVKLHRLLQRALFRQLKRWYWQFNGVIALGQFVTLGCTLVTLLANVRALYMRLWEINETEFIRCGCLIKNLPRTKAKSVVNDVEELGEIIDEDIGNNVQENELVITSIPKPLTENCKKKKKRKKKNKSAIDGIFG; this comes from the coding sequence ATGGATGAGATGGATAATGTGATACGATCTCTGGAGCAAGAATATCGGTTAATATTGCTCTTGAACCATAGGAACAAAAATCAACATAGAGCGGCTAGCTGGTATGGATCGTTCAATgagatgaaaagaaattgtgGACAAATAATAACGCTTTTTAGCTCGAGAAGATTACAAGCCAAACGCCTTAAAGATGTTGAATGGGTCAAGTTGCACAGGCTATTACAGAGAGCACTTTTTAGACAGTTAAAGAGATGGTACTGGCAGTTCAATGGCGTAATTGCGCTGGGACAATTTGTAACGTTGGGTTGTACACTAGTAACATTGCTGGCAAATGTGAGGGCACTGTATATGAGATTATGGGAGATTAATGAAACTGAGTTTATAAGATGTGGATGCTTAATAAAGAACTTACCGAgaacaaaagcaaaatcGGTTGTGAACGATGTCGAAGAACTTGGAGAAATTatagatgaagatattgGCAACAACGTTCAAGAAAACGAACTAGTGATAACGTCTATACCAAAGCCTCTGACAGAGAACTgtaagaagaaaaagaaaaggaaaaagaagaacaaatcaGCCATTGATGGCATATTCGGATAA
- the SPE4 gene encoding spermine synthase (Spermine synthase; required for the biosynthesis of spermine and also involved in biosynthesis of pantothenic acid) produces the protein MVNNSQHPYIKDGWFREINDKSFPGQAFTMTVDSILYEARSEFQDILIFRNKVYGTVLVLDGIVQCTEFDEFAYQEMITHIAMFAHSNPKRVLIIGGGDGGVLREVAKHSCVEDITMVEIDSSVIELSRKFLPTLSNGAFDDERLDLKLCDGFKFLQDIGASDVHKKFDVIITDSSDPEGPAEAFFQERYFELLKDALNPNGVVIMQSSENFWLNLKYLHDLKNTAKKVFPNTEYCYTMVPTYTSGQLGLIVCSNNANIPLNIPQRKISEQEQGKLKYYNPQIHSSAFVLPTWADKVINE, from the coding sequence ATGGTTAATAATTCACAGCATCCTTACATCAAAGATGGATGGTTTAGAGAGATTAATGATAAAAGTTTTCCGGGCCAGGCCTTTACTATGACCGTGGACTCAATACTTTATGAAGCCCGCAGTGAATTTCAGGACATCTTAATCTTCCGTAACAAGGTATACGGTACTGTTTTGGTCCTCGATGGTATTGTCCAATGTACGGAATTTGATGAGTTTGCCTATCAAGAGATGATCACCCACATTGCCATGTTTGCGCATTCTAATCCCAAGCGTGTACTTATCATTGGCGGTGGGGACGGAGGTGTCTTAAGGGAAGTAGCCAAGCACAGCTGTGTAGAAGATATCACTATGGTAGAAATTGACTCATCAGTGATCGAATTATCCCGTAAGTTCTTGCCCACATTGAGTAATGGTGCTTTCGATGACGAAAGGTTGGACTTGAAACTTTGCGATGGCTTCAAGTTCTTACAAGATATAGGTGCTTCCGACGTCCATAAGAAATTTGACGTCATTATTACAGATAGTTCTGATCCTGAAGGTCCAGCTGAAGCGTTTTTTCAAGAGAGGTATTTCGAACTATTGAAAGATGCTTTAAATCCTAATGGCGTTGTTATTATGCAAAGctctgaaaatttttggttaaatttaaaatacttacatgatttgaaaaatacagCCAAAAAGGTATTTCCTAATACAGAATATTGCTATACCATGGTTCCAACCTATACATCTGGCCAATTAGGTTTAATTGTTTGCAGTAATAACGCCAATATACCGTTGAACATTCCGCAAAGAAAGATATCTGAGCAAGAACAAGGGAAGCTGAAGTACTATAATCCTCAAATACATTCTAGTGCGTTTGTTTTGCCTACTTGGGCAGACAAGGTCATTAATGAATGA
- a CDS encoding uncharacterized protein (hypothetical protein), which produces MDTEEKKKTTASVEHARMLQNEIQQLFAQLRDTNSQIRCDLNEFEQIKESSTTADSTTNSAN; this is translated from the coding sequence ATGGACActgaagagaaaaaaaagactaCAGCGTCAGTAGAGCATGCCCGGATGTTGCAAAATGAAATACAACAGTTATTTGCTCAGTTGCGGGATACGAATTCTCAAATTCGCTGCGATCTTAACGAGTTTGAACAAATAAAGGAATCATCTACAACAGCGGATTCAACCACGAACAGTGCGAACTga